The following proteins are encoded in a genomic region of Dyadobacter sp. UC 10:
- a CDS encoding RNA polymerase sigma factor, with product MNSLADNVLMLRVKEGDLYSMGVLFKHYHRELFGFFYHMYGNPDACEDMVQTAFYRMIKYKNSFTGEGPFRAWMYQLARNVLRDHVQQNKRSYHGQNLDDFAEKIGGGTLADESLQKTEQAIQLRNALALLSDAHREVLVMSEYQELKYKEIAEILDITEGAVKTRVHRAINELKIKYLKIEHER from the coding sequence TTGAATTCACTGGCTGATAATGTTCTGATGCTCCGGGTCAAAGAGGGCGATTTATATTCGATGGGCGTGTTGTTTAAACACTATCATCGGGAGCTGTTTGGCTTTTTTTACCATATGTATGGAAATCCGGACGCATGTGAAGATATGGTTCAGACCGCATTTTATAGAATGATAAAATACAAGAATTCATTTACTGGCGAAGGGCCGTTCAGAGCCTGGATGTATCAACTGGCCCGTAATGTGCTGCGGGATCATGTGCAACAAAATAAACGATCTTATCATGGGCAAAATCTGGATGACTTTGCTGAAAAGATTGGAGGCGGTACCCTGGCAGATGAGTCGCTTCAAAAAACGGAACAAGCTATACAGCTCAGAAATGCCCTGGCCCTGTTAAGCGACGCACATCGGGAAGTGTTGGTAATGAGTGAGTATCAGGAGTTGAAATATAAAGAGATAGCCGAAATACTGGATATAACGGAAGGAGCGGTTAAAACCCGGGTTCACAGGGCAATCAATGAATTGAAAATCAAATATTTAAAAATCGAACATGAACGCTAG
- a CDS encoding zf-HC2 domain-containing protein produces MNARPLDCNQAKDWILDGLKGNLPAAEQAALDAHISSCEQCQKDLDHARQVSQWLQTDPTPEPSLRMQTKFYDMLYSLGEVNSEEIPKTSASPVTKFKFRTNPTVWLQIAATVLLVGCGMITGYWLRSQTPRDQVAQAQIDTMAVQIQQMRQMMMLTLLENPSASERLQAVSLSNELDHADQQVIDALLTTLSYDTNVNVRLVTLNALIKYTDSPYVREGLIQSLPYQNSPLVQMALADLMVKLQEKRSIKALRGLLQQKGIRSPAKAKIEQSIIQLS; encoded by the coding sequence ATGAACGCTAGACCTCTCGATTGTAACCAGGCAAAGGACTGGATATTAGATGGACTGAAAGGGAATTTGCCGGCCGCCGAGCAGGCTGCTTTGGATGCGCATATTAGTTCGTGTGAACAATGTCAGAAGGATTTGGATCACGCCCGGCAGGTTAGCCAATGGTTACAAACCGATCCGACACCTGAACCGAGTCTGAGGATGCAAACCAAATTTTATGACATGCTTTATTCGCTTGGAGAAGTCAACTCAGAAGAGATACCAAAAACGTCCGCTTCCCCGGTGACAAAATTCAAATTTAGAACTAATCCAACTGTATGGTTACAAATCGCTGCAACGGTCCTTTTGGTCGGCTGCGGCATGATCACAGGATACTGGTTGCGGAGTCAGACTCCCAGGGATCAAGTGGCCCAGGCGCAGATTGATACGATGGCTGTGCAGATTCAACAAATGAGGCAGATGATGATGCTGACCTTACTGGAAAATCCGTCAGCATCAGAACGACTTCAGGCAGTCAGTCTGTCCAATGAACTTGATCATGCGGATCAACAGGTGATTGACGCGTTACTAACAACATTGAGCTACGATACCAATGTAAATGTACGCCTGGTAACTCTGAATGCACTGATAAAGTACACCGATAGTCCTTATGTCAGGGAAGGACTCATTCAATCATTACCTTACCAGAACTCTCCATTAGTTCAAATGGCATTAGCCGATCTGATGGTCAAACTTCAGGAAAAGCGCTCAATCAAAGCACTGCGCGGCTTACTTCAGCAGAAAGGGATCCGTAGTCCGGCCAAAGCAAAAATCGAACAATCCATTATACAGCTTTCATAG
- a CDS encoding DUF4097 family beta strand repeat-containing protein, whose product MNRYLKIGLILLISSCVTKAQNTTRDQLTVSLSNPARPGMLDVNLVYGQIYIQGYAGKDVLIDAASSNESQRESNEGLKRISKGNPLGLSAEERNNNISISTNSNAFPVNLTIKVPWRTSLKLRTYDKGDIIVENVIGDMEVDNVNGAISLKNVSGSIVANTYNGQLKASFQDTRFDKPMAFSSMGGRIEVSYPSSLKANVKVKSENGEVFSDFDITKIPAGVVKTSNSGVNKSTLDDWLYGKIDGGGPEIMISNYNGNIYLKKLK is encoded by the coding sequence ATGAACAGATACCTGAAAATCGGCCTTATCTTACTGATATCCAGCTGCGTTACCAAAGCACAAAATACGACCAGAGATCAGCTAACGGTCAGTCTGTCCAATCCCGCCAGACCTGGAATGCTGGATGTAAATCTGGTTTACGGACAAATCTATATCCAGGGTTATGCCGGTAAAGATGTACTTATTGATGCTGCGTCGAGCAATGAATCGCAGCGTGAAAGCAATGAGGGTTTGAAACGTATCTCGAAAGGAAACCCACTGGGGCTTTCGGCAGAAGAGAGGAATAATAATATTTCTATAAGCACAAACAGTAACGCATTTCCGGTCAATCTAACTATTAAGGTTCCCTGGCGCACTTCGTTAAAATTGAGAACTTACGATAAGGGTGATATTATCGTGGAAAATGTAATTGGTGATATGGAAGTGGATAACGTAAATGGTGCCATCAGCTTAAAAAATGTCAGCGGCTCGATCGTCGCAAATACATATAACGGACAGCTGAAAGCATCGTTTCAGGATACCAGATTCGACAAACCTATGGCTTTTTCTTCTATGGGTGGGCGCATCGAAGTTTCATACCCTTCTTCACTGAAAGCCAATGTGAAGGTAAAATCAGAGAATGGGGAAGTGTTTAGTGATTTTGATATTACTAAAATTCCCGCCGGGGTTGTCAAGACCAGCAATTCGGGAGTAAACAAATCAACACTGGATGATTGGCTGTATGGCAAAATTGACGGCGGTGGTCCGGAGATCATGATTAGCAATTACAATGGGAATATATACCTGAAAAAACTTAAATAG
- a CDS encoding DUF5694 domain-containing protein, with translation MSSKLAIILSVLFFGTFCGVQGQSKTKVLLVGSYHMAGTDDPLKVDSDNMLSPKRQKEIDEVLDQLQEFRPTKIFVEVMPFLQAHWDSAYILAEKGILPTDGWAGSESFQLGTRLAQRLKLPKAVIGVHWKLSDTTSNSPFDQMYRNYQNAVSKHFKTIKEDDNVWWTANAKSVIASFQKTYKEIAGLPVKESLRIINTPEFSKKLYYANNIMIMDKNALDSGVTGSISNVVRNLQIYTNIMSNISASDQRVMVVYGMGHIESLRHMFEGNPQMETLSYSDIVK, from the coding sequence ATGTCGAGCAAATTAGCAATCATCCTCTCAGTTCTCTTCTTTGGAACATTTTGCGGGGTTCAGGGCCAATCAAAAACAAAAGTCCTTTTAGTCGGTTCCTACCATATGGCCGGGACAGACGATCCCTTGAAAGTAGATTCAGACAACATGCTAAGTCCAAAACGGCAGAAAGAAATTGATGAAGTACTTGATCAACTGCAAGAATTTCGTCCAACAAAAATTTTTGTCGAAGTAATGCCCTTCTTACAAGCCCATTGGGACAGCGCCTATATTCTTGCCGAAAAGGGCATTTTACCAACAGATGGATGGGCCGGCAGCGAATCCTTTCAATTGGGCACACGATTGGCACAACGATTGAAATTGCCAAAAGCAGTCATAGGTGTTCATTGGAAACTATCCGATACAACCAGCAATTCGCCTTTCGATCAAATGTATCGGAATTATCAAAATGCGGTCAGCAAACATTTCAAAACGATAAAGGAAGATGATAATGTCTGGTGGACAGCCAACGCAAAATCAGTAATTGCGTCTTTTCAAAAGACATATAAGGAAATCGCTGGATTGCCGGTCAAAGAATCCCTGAGAATCATTAATACCCCTGAATTCTCTAAAAAGCTCTATTATGCCAACAATATCATGATAATGGATAAAAATGCACTGGATTCAGGCGTAACCGGATCCATATCCAATGTGGTTCGGAACTTACAGATCTACACAAATATAATGAGCAATATCTCGGCAAGTGATCAGCGGGTAATGGTAGTTTATGGTATGGGACATATTGAGTCATTGCGCCATATGTTTGAAGGAAACCCGCAGATGGAAACATTGTCTTACTCAGATATAGTGAAATGA
- a CDS encoding T9SS type A sorting domain-containing protein — protein MKTRYTLLISLALLAHTAFAQNIQFDYDAGGNRVLRKAVGALPVTLVSFTAEKSNAADGSLENTLALLSWQTSAEVNFDRFSIQRSRDGKNWSDIGSVKAKGTTNQEDDEISNTYTFTDKAPAEGENLYRLKMIDKDESFAYSQIRNLYFELKILAYPNPVSDLLTLKWSALQTVQIFNSSGKMVYETSEKTSTIDVSELAAGVYIFKLIGNAGSSVARKIVKE, from the coding sequence ATGAAAACACGATATACGCTGCTAATTTCCCTGGCACTCTTGGCGCACACAGCCTTTGCCCAGAATATACAATTCGACTATGATGCAGGCGGTAACCGGGTATTAAGAAAGGCAGTAGGGGCGCTTCCCGTAACACTGGTCAGCTTCACGGCAGAGAAATCGAATGCCGCGGACGGTAGCCTCGAAAATACACTGGCATTGCTAAGTTGGCAAACTTCGGCTGAGGTTAACTTTGACCGTTTCAGTATTCAGCGCAGCCGCGACGGGAAAAATTGGTCCGATATAGGTAGCGTCAAGGCAAAGGGTACAACGAATCAGGAAGATGATGAAATTTCCAATACCTATACATTCACAGATAAAGCACCCGCAGAGGGCGAAAACCTGTATCGTTTAAAGATGATTGACAAGGATGAGAGCTTTGCGTATAGCCAAATACGTAATCTCTATTTTGAATTAAAAATTCTTGCCTACCCAAACCCGGTAAGTGATTTATTAACTTTAAAATGGTCAGCCTTACAAACTGTTCAAATATTTAATAGTTCCGGAAAAATGGTATATGAGACCTCGGAAAAAACCTCGACAATTGACGTAAGCGAATTAGCAGCCGGCGTATATATTTTTAAACTGATTGGTAATGCTGGAAGCAGCGTTGCACGGAAAATTGTAAAGGAATGA
- a CDS encoding gliding motility-associated C-terminal domain-containing protein, translating to MKNTLSLSILLLISTAQTCASQDKPQPISQEYESCCGTQPVEFSYEKKRIYVPNVFTPNKDGVNDYFVPFVNDVVTDVWGFTIYSAVGDTILYQKPYFNSNMAIAAYGWDGLRPDGSRYKGLFKYKMRVDDIEAHKHIVAGQACVIICGNGSEVFKTKTGCFYPAQGGIDGTVDKSIASGEKDCF from the coding sequence ATGAAAAACACACTAAGTCTTTCTATCTTGCTCCTCATCTCCACCGCCCAAACCTGCGCTTCCCAGGACAAACCGCAACCAATCAGCCAGGAATACGAATCCTGTTGCGGTACCCAGCCGGTTGAGTTTTCTTACGAAAAGAAGCGAATTTATGTACCCAATGTTTTCACTCCCAATAAAGATGGCGTGAATGACTATTTCGTGCCTTTTGTAAATGATGTGGTTACAGATGTGTGGGGATTCACCATATATAGTGCCGTGGGCGATACGATCCTTTACCAGAAACCCTATTTCAATTCCAATATGGCCATAGCAGCATATGGCTGGGATGGATTAAGGCCTGACGGGTCCCGGTACAAAGGTCTGTTTAAATATAAAATGCGTGTAGACGATATCGAGGCGCACAAACATATAGTAGCAGGCCAGGCATGCGTCATTATTTGCGGAAACGGATCGGAAGTTTTCAAAACAAAAACAGGATGTTTTTACCCTGCGCAGGGTGGCATAGATGGCACAGTAGACAAGTCGATCGCCAGCGGAGAAAAGGATTGCTTTTAA
- a CDS encoding polymorphic toxin type 23 domain-containing protein, producing the protein MRNNYTEKITLIINFKSKISTLVHHFSKVFWFLTIFYGFNSFAQNVTYQTLHTGATFDNRLINQNLPVGSIPGSANVALGGAAYSIAVAVPPGTNGIAPAVSVNYYSLGGNGPLGQGWAIGGLSEITRSTRNMYFDNEANPVVMTNSDRFVLDGSRLIAKAGNYGDPNTTYGTESENFATITSKSTQGGGPQWFEVLTKDGIRMEYGNSPDSRLTGQNATVLTWALSRIVYPDGNYISLKYKALSFCLLIEEINYTGNAAQSVDPYNQVRFDYKIRTIDENAGFEHNTRVESKYLLDKVTTKTSGVTVRAYQFNYGHDNINSYLKEVIESGADGTALNATIFKYGDPPAEFSTVTTDGYDHPSATTITGDFNADGLIDFLEASLIQNPPVYRMVVYNKYPAYDAKPNDFYVGNVTDVPTTYSVVKKQSIPNSFNFLAYDFTGDGADDVLMTNIAGAGQNRTLTSLRIYRTVQNYDWQTNGQFAVQFDPLTISPYTGYSKIHPSGHFIFPGDYDGDGIQDILTMLGSNAVNYNCHLYNGKVQPDFGSIVISGTHLFETTDWVTADKVHIVDFNGDGKSDIMLIKGTNCEIFTFDGWTARRIHYSTSYLNKDHLSYFGDFNGDRKTDILAKLTTSGAWKVVISNGVGFYESPFTFNTTPDTDLFLGDQLGIADLNGDGKSDIYHGWQPIAVETANFDVYYGKGYSNAGAAFHRISSTYIVELGAPPPMIGDFNGDRRADVINFKNIAQPMDVFNFKKEGRENMLEKVKNGYNHVTEWNYKKLTDENGFHLRGNLTAYPFNAIQPALYAVSDFKLQNGIGGYTTTQYSYEGTKLHRAGKGFLGFGKITANNLATGFRTVVENEFNTTYYTAIPYRTSTYLASTNALLSQTTNTNVLVSPAAKRFWVKTTNILDNNAFEGRTTTTVNIYDNFGNVTKSTVNSGVETIVTDAVYGAYPAGVLNKPTSVTVSNTRTGQPAHTVSTGYGYNPIGQLTSKTDFAGLPKSVATIYEYYPLGNLKKATVSPSALPARATSSVYDSKGRYPETTTNELGQTASATFDPKWGKPLTLTGVDGLVTTIEYDAFGREKKTILPEGYSVTQNYGWDVSGNSVWYLNTSHPGKPDVKTWYDLVAREIKTEKEGFQAQAVTQVKTYDARGNISTSTDPYKSGEPILTTTTQYDAYNRAFHISNSGPFGTTTIGYAYAAGKLTTTTTTPSGVSSKTTDASGQVVSATDNGGTLTYTYYSHGGLKEVSNGTVITSSQYDVHGRQTSLTDLNAGTTTYDYNALGQLSSQTNANNKTHTMQYDLLGRNTNRTGPEGTTVYEYYPSGSGASTNQLKKVTGFAGNLEEYSYDALGRLQTAKQTVDATVYTTTYGYNLYGDMTSVLYPSGFGTNHAYDNNGYPTTIKNSTNAVTLYTNSGMNGLGQNTAYTLGNGKSSAIQYHYGIPKLFATAGIQNLDLTWDYPKGNLDKRKDLIKNKEESFTYDNLNRLLTATVLGKPAQVTSYSPSGNITAKSDAGQTFKYHPAKLNAVTGIVSPTTAIPLFTQEITYTAFNQPEKILEDATGQPYELTYSYGADYQRLKGVMKKNNVLINTHYYFGSYEKDLTPGIADKHLHYISSPAGLIAIVIRQNNADQYYYTYTDHLGSLLTTTAANGTVLLDQNFDAWGRLRHPANWDYVNVPAPTSYLYRGFTGHEHLTNFNLINMNGRMYDPVVGRVLSVDNYVQDGYSTQGYNRYSYVNNNPLKYTDPSGEIFKMAYFSMAFTADFASNLLNGVSHPGKVAYRNASNATNAMSNSLQFQVYNNGTSSVSVGVDPLGLGVSASVYQTQGNVTTGVNVGVNISGTFSVNGSTSISAGNWNFSVGGGGGNNHSAYGGSISYKGYGAGYYQTRYGGATGPDGMSNSQVVGGASLSLGKVSIRIENDFFAFNHQDRWRSNALEIGIGDFVVGTRLYNNDPKGGKQGIKNLPDLMGNFNKHDNQAWENGQTYNAPFWVGYRFGNTVERIGYSHPIFQDRTQNFIHLRFPPGYQHFYTRYDQFNYGIFMQSGYYNPYSLWGR; encoded by the coding sequence ATGAGAAATAATTATACGGAAAAGATTACATTAATCATCAATTTTAAATCCAAAATATCAACATTAGTACATCATTTCAGTAAGGTATTTTGGTTTCTTACAATCTTCTACGGGTTCAATTCATTTGCACAAAATGTAACCTATCAAACCTTACATACTGGTGCCACTTTTGATAATCGGTTGATTAATCAAAACTTACCTGTCGGAAGTATTCCGGGGAGTGCAAATGTTGCATTGGGAGGTGCCGCTTATTCAATAGCAGTGGCAGTACCGCCCGGGACCAATGGAATTGCCCCGGCTGTCTCGGTGAACTACTATTCTTTGGGAGGAAACGGCCCTTTGGGGCAGGGTTGGGCAATCGGCGGCCTCTCTGAAATCACCCGGAGCACCCGAAATATGTATTTTGACAATGAAGCAAACCCTGTCGTCATGACAAACAGCGACAGGTTTGTTTTGGACGGTTCGAGGCTGATCGCCAAAGCAGGTAACTACGGGGATCCAAATACAACATACGGAACTGAAAGTGAAAACTTTGCGACCATCACTTCCAAAAGTACGCAGGGAGGTGGGCCTCAGTGGTTTGAAGTACTGACCAAAGATGGTATCAGGATGGAGTACGGAAATTCCCCGGATTCAAGGCTTACCGGCCAAAATGCGACTGTTCTTACCTGGGCGTTGTCCCGTATTGTATATCCTGATGGAAATTATATCTCCCTCAAATACAAAGCGCTAAGCTTCTGCTTGCTTATTGAAGAAATCAATTACACCGGTAATGCTGCGCAATCAGTAGACCCTTATAATCAGGTCAGATTTGACTACAAGATCCGAACCATTGATGAAAACGCGGGTTTTGAACATAATACGCGTGTTGAAAGTAAATATTTGCTGGATAAAGTTACGACCAAAACCAGCGGGGTGACTGTCAGGGCCTATCAGTTCAACTACGGTCACGATAACATCAATTCCTATCTGAAAGAGGTCATTGAATCAGGTGCCGACGGTACCGCCTTAAATGCAACTATTTTTAAATATGGGGATCCGCCGGCTGAATTTAGTACGGTTACCACAGATGGGTACGACCATCCATCCGCGACTACAATTACAGGTGATTTTAACGCCGATGGGTTAATTGATTTCCTCGAAGCCAGCCTGATCCAGAACCCTCCCGTATACAGGATGGTCGTTTACAATAAGTATCCCGCATACGATGCAAAACCAAACGATTTTTATGTAGGCAATGTGACAGATGTGCCTACCACCTATTCTGTTGTCAAGAAGCAAAGTATCCCCAATTCCTTTAATTTTCTCGCCTACGACTTCACTGGCGATGGGGCGGATGATGTGCTGATGACCAATATCGCAGGAGCGGGACAAAACCGAACGCTTACCAGTCTCCGTATTTATCGCACCGTCCAAAACTATGACTGGCAGACCAATGGACAGTTTGCAGTCCAGTTCGATCCGCTCACCATATCCCCTTATACAGGCTACTCTAAAATCCACCCAAGTGGACATTTCATTTTTCCTGGGGATTATGATGGGGACGGTATTCAGGATATCCTTACGATGCTTGGAAGTAACGCCGTCAATTACAATTGCCATTTGTACAATGGCAAAGTCCAGCCTGATTTTGGGTCAATCGTTATTTCAGGGACACACCTCTTTGAGACAACCGACTGGGTCACAGCTGACAAAGTGCATATCGTCGATTTTAACGGGGATGGCAAAAGCGATATCATGCTGATCAAAGGCACGAATTGTGAAATTTTCACTTTTGATGGGTGGACTGCGCGTCGTATCCACTACTCTACCAGTTATTTAAACAAAGACCACCTCAGCTATTTTGGCGATTTCAATGGCGACAGAAAGACAGACATTCTTGCCAAATTAACAACCTCCGGGGCATGGAAGGTTGTGATCTCTAATGGGGTTGGGTTCTATGAATCCCCTTTTACTTTTAATACAACACCTGATACCGATCTTTTTCTGGGGGACCAGCTGGGTATTGCCGACTTGAACGGGGATGGCAAATCGGATATCTACCATGGCTGGCAACCGATTGCCGTAGAGACAGCGAATTTCGATGTTTACTACGGAAAAGGGTACTCTAACGCAGGTGCCGCTTTTCACCGTATCAGTAGCACTTATATAGTAGAATTAGGCGCGCCACCTCCCATGATCGGCGACTTCAATGGAGACCGTAGGGCGGATGTTATTAATTTTAAAAATATAGCGCAGCCCATGGATGTTTTCAACTTCAAGAAAGAAGGACGGGAAAACATGCTGGAAAAAGTGAAGAATGGGTACAACCATGTCACTGAATGGAATTACAAAAAGCTGACGGATGAAAATGGCTTTCATCTACGCGGCAATCTCACCGCCTATCCCTTCAATGCAATACAACCCGCGCTGTACGCCGTTTCCGATTTTAAATTGCAGAATGGGATCGGCGGCTATACTACCACTCAATATTCATATGAAGGCACTAAACTGCACCGGGCGGGAAAGGGATTTCTGGGGTTTGGCAAGATCACAGCAAACAACCTGGCGACAGGGTTCAGGACGGTTGTTGAAAATGAATTCAATACGACTTATTACACCGCAATACCTTACCGGACTTCCACCTACCTGGCGTCCACCAATGCATTGCTCAGCCAGACTACCAATACCAATGTGCTGGTTTCTCCCGCAGCAAAACGCTTCTGGGTCAAGACCACCAATATCCTGGATAACAATGCATTCGAGGGACGGACGACCACTACGGTAAATATTTATGATAATTTCGGTAACGTCACAAAAAGCACGGTCAACAGTGGGGTTGAAACGATCGTAACGGATGCCGTTTACGGGGCTTATCCGGCGGGGGTTTTGAACAAGCCCACTTCCGTAACCGTCTCAAACACCCGGACAGGCCAGCCTGCACACACGGTTTCAACGGGTTATGGCTATAACCCGATCGGTCAGCTTACTTCGAAAACCGATTTTGCGGGACTTCCGAAAAGTGTAGCCACCATATACGAATATTATCCGCTGGGAAACCTGAAAAAGGCGACGGTTAGCCCGTCTGCTCTTCCTGCCCGGGCTACTTCTTCCGTTTACGATTCCAAAGGCCGCTATCCGGAAACCACGACGAATGAGCTCGGTCAAACCGCCTCGGCAACTTTTGATCCCAAATGGGGAAAGCCGCTGACCTTGACCGGAGTGGATGGTTTGGTAACGACGATTGAGTACGACGCTTTTGGCCGCGAGAAGAAAACCATATTGCCCGAAGGTTATTCGGTGACCCAGAACTACGGTTGGGACGTTTCAGGTAATTCGGTCTGGTATTTGAACACAAGTCATCCCGGCAAACCGGATGTAAAAACGTGGTATGACCTCGTCGCAAGGGAAATTAAAACCGAAAAAGAGGGTTTCCAGGCACAGGCGGTCACCCAGGTCAAAACCTACGATGCCCGGGGCAATATCTCTACCTCAACCGATCCGTACAAATCTGGCGAACCGATACTGACCACCACGACGCAGTACGATGCCTATAACCGGGCTTTCCATATCAGCAACAGCGGTCCCTTTGGCACCACTACCATCGGTTACGCCTACGCGGCAGGCAAGCTGACGACCACCACGACAACTCCATCAGGTGTGTCTTCGAAAACAACCGATGCGAGCGGCCAGGTCGTCAGCGCCACTGACAATGGGGGGACATTGACCTACACTTATTACAGCCACGGAGGTCTTAAGGAAGTAAGTAACGGCACTGTGATTACCAGCAGCCAATATGATGTACACGGCCGGCAAACGTCGCTGACCGATCTGAATGCCGGTACGACCACTTATGACTACAATGCGCTCGGGCAGCTTTCCAGCCAAACCAATGCCAACAATAAAACGCACACGATGCAGTACGACCTGCTGGGCCGGAATACGAACCGTACGGGCCCGGAAGGCACAACAGTCTACGAATATTATCCATCAGGCAGCGGAGCTTCGACCAATCAGCTGAAAAAAGTAACGGGCTTTGCCGGCAACCTGGAAGAGTATAGCTATGATGCCTTGGGAAGGTTGCAGACAGCAAAACAAACTGTCGATGCAACTGTTTACACCACCACCTACGGCTATAACCTTTACGGCGATATGACCTCGGTGTTATATCCTTCCGGCTTTGGCACCAACCATGCCTATGATAACAACGGTTACCCGACCACCATCAAGAACAGCACAAATGCTGTAACACTCTATACCAACAGTGGCATGAACGGGCTGGGGCAAAACACAGCCTATACGTTGGGAAATGGCAAATCGTCGGCCATTCAATACCATTACGGGATACCCAAATTGTTTGCGACCGCTGGCATACAAAACCTGGATCTGACCTGGGACTATCCCAAAGGCAACCTGGATAAGCGAAAGGACCTGATCAAAAACAAAGAGGAAAGTTTTACGTATGATAACCTCAACCGGCTCCTCACGGCGACCGTTTTGGGCAAACCGGCGCAGGTAACTTCCTACTCACCCTCCGGAAACATTACCGCTAAAAGCGATGCCGGGCAGACATTCAAGTATCACCCTGCAAAACTGAATGCGGTGACGGGCATCGTTTCTCCCACGACCGCAATTCCGTTGTTCACCCAGGAAATTACCTACACGGCATTCAACCAGCCCGAAAAAATTCTGGAAGACGCCACGGGCCAGCCTTATGAGCTGACCTACTCCTACGGGGCCGATTACCAGCGGCTGAAAGGGGTAATGAAAAAAAACAATGTGCTGATCAACACGCACTATTACTTTGGCAGTTACGAGAAGGATTTAACGCCAGGCATTGCGGACAAGCACCTGCATTACATCAGTTCTCCGGCGGGGCTGATCGCCATCGTGATCCGCCAGAACAATGCAGACCAATACTACTACACCTATACCGACCACCTCGGCTCCCTGCTGACGACCACCGCTGCCAACGGTACCGTCCTGCTCGACCAGAACTTCGACGCCTGGGGCCGCCTTCGCCATCCAGCCAATTGGGATTATGTGAATGTTCCGGCCCCGACGAGTTACCTGTACCGCGGTTTCACCGGTCATGAACATTTGACGAATTTTAATTTGATCAACATGAACGGCCGGATGTATGATCCGGTGGTGGGGAGGGTGTTGAGTGTGGATAATTATGTGCAGGATGGTTATTCGACGCAGGGGTATAATCGGTATTCATATGTAAATAACAACCCGCTAAAGTATACTGATCCAAGCGGTGAAATCTTCAAAATGGCTTACTTCTCAATGGCTTTTACCGCAGATTTTGCAAGTAATTTGTTGAATGGCGTTAGTCACCCTGGAAAAGTAGCATATAGAAATGCCTCAAATGCTACGAACGCGATGAGCAATTCCCTACAATTTCAAGTTTACAATAATGGAACCAGCTCAGTTTCGGTGGGCGTAGATCCCTTGGGGTTGGGAGTTTCTGCAAGTGTTTATCAAACTCAGGGTAATGTTACAACCGGCGTAAATGTTGGTGTCAACATTTCAGGAACCTTTTCAGTTAATGGGAGTACGTCTATTTCCGCTGGTAACTGGAATTTCAGTGTTGGCGGAGGCGGAGGCAATAATCACTCAGCCTATGGAGGAAGCATAAGTTACAAAGGATATGGGGCAGGTTATTACCAAACGCGGTACGGGGGAGCCACAGGACCAGATGGGATGTCTAATAGTCAGGTTGTAGGAGGTGCCAGCTTATCCCTGGGTAAAGTCTCAATCAGAATTGAAAATGATTTTTTTGCATTCAATCACCAGGATCGCTGGCGCTCCAATGCGTTAGAGATTGGAATCGGAGATTTTGTTGTGGGAACTAGGCTTTACAATAATGATCCAAAAGGCGGAAAGCAAGGAATTAAAAATCTGCCAGACCTTATGGGCAATTTCAACAAGCATGACAACCAGGCTTGGGAAAACGGTCAGACATATAATGCTCCATTTTGGGTTGGTTATCGCTTCGGAAACACTGTGGAAAGAATCGGATATAGCCACCCGATTTTCCAAGACCGGACACAGAATTTCATTCATTTAAGATTTCCACCGGGATATCAGCACTTTTATACGCGATATGATCAATTCAATTATGGTATTTTCATGCAATCAGGTTACTATAATCCTTACTCATTATGGGGGAGATAA